The Blastocatellia bacterium genome includes the window ATGCGGCCCGACACGCCACGTTGCAGCGGCTCTAAAGAACGAATAGCTCCGATGTCACAGCCGAGTTTCGTCCTGATCCACTGGCGCAACTCATCCTGGGCAATGGTTGCCTGCCAGCGAAAGAAATCCTGCGTGTCACGATCGGAATCGGGCAAAATCATCTCCCGCAAAGCGGGATCGGCCAGCGAGCAATACGCCGGAGGCTGACTCTCGATCCACAACCGTGCGTGTGCTTCCTCGGTCAGGGGTAAGGGAAACTCCGGAGGGAGTCGCTCCCCATCAAAACAGCCGCCGCGAAGATAGGGAATGTCTCGATCCTGCCAGGCCGTGGAGAACGCCTCAGTCATTCCACCGCAGCATTTGGAAAAGCGTGTATCGGCGACGTCACCTTCGCAGGCGAGGATGAGGCCGTGCGTTGACTGGACCGCTTCCTGAACGGCAGCCTGAGTGATCGGACCAATCCCGCGATACCGCTGACAATGGTCATCGGCGCACACGTCAAAATCGCTATGGCTTTCCCGATCGGTCCAGCGAACAATCTCGATGACATTGCGGCGTGATGGAACCGGTGTCGGGCCCGCACCGAATGAGGGCGACGGCGACTCCGGCGCCTGTCGCCTCCCCTGAGGCGTGGTCGCCATCTCTGCATCAATGGGTCTCCGCCGCCGAAGTTGCGCCACAATCCAGCTCCGCGAGATCATGGCGTGCGCTTTAAGCAGTTCCAGTGGCGACCGAGGATTCATCTCCGATGAGATGACGCTGGCCAGGTAGGATTCCAGGGGAATTTCGTTGAGAACGAGGCATGTCCCTGTCGGTTGAGCACGGAGGCGAAGGTGTCCCTCAAATCGCTCTCTTTCCTCCCGCTGCCAGTGAAAACCTCTGCCAATGGTGATATGCTCCAGGGCAAAAACACTGTGGGAGTCTTGGGGCACGAGGGTGAGTTCCGCACTGCTCTGGAGGAGCTTCCCCTGCACGTCATGCAGGTCAAGCCGGTCAGGGCCGATCGCGATCACCTGGTAGTGACCGGGGCCGAGAACTTTCGGACCGCAGGTGAATGGGCCTTCCAGGGTGATCTCGGCCCGCAGCACATCCCATTGCAGGCCGACGCGCAGCGTGGGTTCCACGGAATTCGTGATGAAAGGTGTTTGGGTCTCCACGCACCAATCGAGAGTATCGGGAGCGCGGCTGGCCTGAGGTCAGGGCGATCCGCACTCCCGCAGTGAATCGGTCGAAGCAAGCTTCGTTCAGGACGAAGCGGCCTGGCGTGCCGCCTCCAGGGCTGCTTCGTAATTGGGATGATCGGCGATCTCCTTGACGTACTCGACGTACCGTACCACGTCGTCTTTGTCCACGACGAAGATCGCCCGCGATGTCAGACGCAATTCTTTGATGAGCGTGCCATAGGCGGT containing:
- a CDS encoding SpoIID/LytB domain-containing protein, giving the protein MEPTLRVGLQWDVLRAEITLEGPFTCGPKVLGPGHYQVIAIGPDRLDLHDVQGKLLQSSAELTLVPQDSHSVFALEHITIGRGFHWQREERERFEGHLRLRAQPTGTCLVLNEIPLESYLASVISSEMNPRSPLELLKAHAMISRSWIVAQLRRRRPIDAEMATTPQGRRQAPESPSPSFGAGPTPVPSRRNVIEIVRWTDRESHSDFDVCADDHCQRYRGIGPITQAAVQEAVQSTHGLILACEGDVADTRFSKCCGGMTEAFSTAWQDRDIPYLRGGCFDGERLPPEFPLPLTEEAHARLWIESQPPAYCSLADPALREMILPDSDRDTQDFFRWQATIAQDELRQWIRTKLGCDIGAIRSLEPLQRGVSGR